A single genomic interval of uncultured Pseudodesulfovibrio sp. harbors:
- a CDS encoding ABC transporter permease, giving the protein MLAFLIRRITQSAVVLLVMSVLVFVGVFYIGNPIDILIAPDASPAEYARAVRDLGLDKPLWEQYFIFLKGALHGNFGNSFVYNEPALKIILNRLPATLELAFTAMIMAVFLGIPLGMVAGIQHDNWIGRNIMRFSILGFSLPTFWVGLMMIIIFSVHLGWLPSGGRGPTTEFLGMQVSFLSWEGLTYLILPATNLALFKTSLAIRLSRAGVQENLQMDYVKFARAKGLSNTRIIGLHVMKNIMIPVITVLGMELGNLIAFAVVTETIFAWPGMGKLVIDSIGVLDRPIIVAYLLITVTMFIIINLIVDVLYSILDPRVRLGDER; this is encoded by the coding sequence ATGCTCGCGTTTCTTATTCGTCGCATAACGCAAAGCGCTGTCGTGCTTCTTGTCATGTCGGTATTGGTTTTCGTCGGTGTCTTTTACATCGGCAATCCCATCGACATCCTGATCGCGCCAGACGCTTCTCCCGCAGAGTACGCCCGCGCCGTCAGGGATCTGGGGCTCGACAAGCCGCTGTGGGAACAATATTTCATCTTTCTGAAGGGTGCCCTGCACGGGAACTTCGGCAACTCGTTCGTTTACAACGAGCCTGCCCTGAAGATTATCCTCAACCGGCTTCCGGCTACCCTTGAGCTGGCCTTTACCGCCATGATCATGGCCGTGTTTCTCGGCATTCCGCTCGGCATGGTGGCAGGCATCCAGCATGACAACTGGATCGGCCGCAACATCATGCGGTTTTCCATCCTCGGATTCTCCCTGCCCACGTTCTGGGTCGGGCTGATGATGATCATCATCTTTTCCGTGCATCTCGGCTGGCTGCCTTCGGGCGGACGAGGGCCGACCACGGAATTCCTCGGCATGCAGGTCAGTTTCCTGTCGTGGGAAGGTCTGACCTACCTGATTCTTCCGGCAACCAACCTCGCACTTTTCAAGACGTCGCTGGCAATCCGCCTGAGCCGTGCCGGAGTGCAGGAAAACCTGCAAATGGATTACGTCAAGTTCGCACGGGCCAAGGGACTGTCCAACACCCGCATCATCGGCCTGCACGTCATGAAGAACATCATGATTCCGGTCATTACGGTGCTCGGCATGGAACTCGGCAACCTGATCGCCTTTGCCGTTGTTACGGAAACGATTTTCGCGTGGCCCGGTATGGGCAAGCTGGTCATTGATTCCATCGGCGTTCTGGATCGGCCCATTATCGTGGCTTACCTGCTGATTACGGTGACCATGTTCATTATCATCAACCTGATCGTGGACGTCCTGTACTCGATCCTTGATCCCCGGGTTCGCCTGGGCGACGAACGCTAG
- a CDS encoding ABC transporter ATP-binding protein: MTTPLLDIQNLKTYFYTRAGVVKAVNGISLTINKGEVIGIVGESGSGKSVTGFSIMGLVDPPGKIAGGSIKFKGRELVGQSESQWRHFRGNEVAMIFQDPMMTLNPVLRIDTQMIEAIRTHEKVSKSEARRRCVEALAMVGIPSPEERIKAYPHQFSGGMRQRVAIATGLLNNPDLIIADEPTTALDVTIQAQILSEMQKLCRKTDMALMWITHDLTVIAGLAHRVAVMYAGTIIEEGPVQAVLDAPLHPYTEGLIGSVPSRNKRGEPLYQIPGMTPSLINLPEGCPFRMRCQRSSDACLEVPPVTVMDDGRKVCCFHPGKQS, translated from the coding sequence ATGACTACCCCTCTTCTCGACATACAGAATCTGAAAACCTACTTCTACACCCGCGCCGGTGTGGTCAAGGCTGTCAACGGCATATCCCTGACCATCAACAAGGGTGAGGTCATCGGCATCGTGGGCGAGTCCGGTTCCGGCAAATCTGTCACCGGTTTCTCCATTATGGGGCTGGTCGATCCTCCGGGCAAGATCGCGGGCGGTTCCATCAAGTTCAAGGGGAGGGAGTTGGTCGGTCAGTCCGAATCCCAGTGGCGTCATTTTCGTGGCAACGAGGTTGCCATGATCTTTCAGGACCCCATGATGACCCTGAATCCGGTGCTGCGGATCGACACCCAGATGATCGAAGCCATCCGTACCCATGAAAAGGTGAGCAAGAGCGAGGCCCGTCGTCGCTGCGTCGAGGCGCTGGCCATGGTCGGCATTCCCTCGCCCGAGGAGCGCATCAAGGCGTATCCGCACCAGTTCTCCGGCGGCATGCGTCAGCGAGTCGCCATTGCCACCGGACTGCTCAACAATCCGGACCTGATTATTGCGGATGAGCCGACCACGGCACTGGACGTCACCATTCAGGCGCAGATTCTTTCCGAAATGCAGAAGCTCTGCCGCAAGACGGACATGGCGCTCATGTGGATCACGCACGACCTGACTGTTATCGCCGGTTTGGCTCACCGTGTCGCCGTCATGTACGCCGGGACCATCATTGAGGAAGGGCCGGTGCAGGCGGTGCTCGACGCGCCGCTGCACCCATACACCGAAGGCCTTATCGGATCGGTTCCCAGCCGCAACAAGCGCGGTGAACCGTTGTATCAGATTCCCGGCATGACGCCGTCCCTTATTAACCTGCCGGAAGGGTGTCCGTTCCGCATGCGCTGCCAGCGCAGCTCGGATGCCTGTCTTGAAGTGCCGCCGGTCACCGTCATGGACGATGGCCGCAAGGTGTGCTGCTTCCATCCCGGCAAACAATCGTAA
- the hydE gene encoding [FeFe] hydrogenase H-cluster radical SAM maturase HydE: protein MNTLTEQEILAYLVGADDNELFARAEATKQEIFGNEVYLRAIIEFSNICDKKCHYCGLRAPNSTISRYRMDVQAIRDAAAVAAEAGAGTIVLQSGDDFGYSTQIIGELVRDIKERHDVAVTLSLGDRGLDEYEFWRDCGADRCLLKLETTNPRLYKRIRGGEDFSARLHRVQGIRDMGYEIGSGVIVDQPDSDMIATLRDILFLTQLDLDMIAIGPFIPHPHTPLGNARPGSITLSHRVTALLRILNPHANIPSTSALGAGSPKERQLALTRGCNVLMPSMTPEEHRRDYNIYPGKNAVIPTSGHSLDIARDMIRSLGLTPSSSKGPSKRSPHAHERTTQDTVEPCVRREVERGQAVAE from the coding sequence ATGAACACCCTGACTGAACAAGAAATCCTCGCCTATCTGGTCGGAGCAGACGACAATGAACTGTTCGCCCGGGCCGAAGCCACTAAACAGGAAATTTTCGGCAACGAGGTATACCTCCGAGCCATCATCGAATTCTCGAACATCTGCGACAAGAAATGCCACTATTGCGGCCTGCGCGCTCCCAACAGCACGATTTCCCGCTACCGCATGGACGTTCAGGCCATCCGAGACGCGGCAGCCGTGGCAGCAGAGGCAGGAGCCGGGACAATCGTTCTCCAGTCCGGTGACGACTTCGGGTATTCGACTCAGATCATTGGGGAACTTGTCCGAGACATAAAGGAACGCCATGACGTGGCAGTCACCCTGTCATTGGGAGACCGGGGACTGGACGAATACGAATTCTGGCGTGACTGCGGCGCGGACCGCTGCCTGCTCAAGCTCGAAACGACCAATCCCCGCCTGTACAAACGAATCAGGGGCGGCGAAGATTTCTCGGCACGTCTCCACCGGGTTCAAGGCATACGCGACATGGGCTACGAAATCGGTTCCGGCGTGATAGTCGATCAGCCCGACTCCGACATGATTGCCACCCTTCGCGACATCCTGTTCCTCACCCAGCTGGACCTCGACATGATCGCCATCGGCCCGTTCATTCCGCACCCACACACGCCGCTGGGCAACGCGCGTCCGGGCAGTATTACGCTGTCCCACAGGGTGACCGCCCTTCTACGCATCCTCAATCCCCATGCCAACATTCCATCCACATCGGCTCTGGGAGCCGGGAGTCCCAAGGAACGGCAACTGGCCCTGACCAGAGGATGCAACGTCCTGATGCCTTCCATGACACCGGAGGAACACCGCAGGGACTACAACATTTACCCCGGTAAAAACGCGGTCATCCCGACTTCAGGACACTCGCTGGATATTGCCAGGGATATGATTCGTTCATTGGGCCTGACACCCTCGTCCTCCAAAGGGCCTTCGAAAAGAAGCCCCCATGCCCATGAACGCACCACGCAAGATACGGTTGAACCTTGCGTTCGCCGGGAGGTGGAACGCGGACAAGCCGTCGCTGAGTAA
- a CDS encoding ABC transporter substrate-binding protein, whose product MRKLLISFVVLMSLVLGASFAMAKDLTLGLKGEPTSLDPHFHNVTSNNQMAIYVFDKLIRQDERQKMQPGLAVSWKPVADTVWEFKLREGVKFHDGSPFTAEDVKYTIERIPTVPNSPSSFTFAVSAITEVEIVDPLTVRVHTEKPSPLMPRNFAAFNIVSKKAAEGKTTEDFNSGAAAIGTGPYKLAEWARGDKIVYERNDEYWGGKMPFERIIVRPITNDGTRVAALKSGDVDLINFVPPADVKHLEKTAGVELFKSPSTRLIYLHLDSNREDTPMVTDNAGNKIKNPMLDVRVRKAISKAINRPAIVARIMEGLAVPASQMVPDGYEGTSTKLKPEAYDPKGAKALLAEAGYPEGFKITIHGPNDRYVNDGDITQAIAQMLTKIGIKTEVNTMPKAVYFGKASALEFSLMLVGWATDTGEQSNCIASLLHTYDKEKGFGASNRGRFSNPIVDQKLEEALVTVDPEKHNQLIIESTEEGIGQVGIVPIHYQVNVWAAKKGLEYNGRTDGYTLPREISVK is encoded by the coding sequence ATGAGAAAATTGCTGATCAGCTTCGTCGTCCTGATGAGTCTGGTGCTTGGCGCATCCTTTGCGATGGCCAAGGATTTGACCCTCGGCCTGAAGGGCGAACCGACCTCTCTCGACCCGCACTTTCATAATGTCACCAGTAACAACCAGATGGCTATCTATGTTTTCGACAAGCTCATCCGTCAGGACGAGCGCCAGAAAATGCAGCCCGGTCTTGCCGTTTCCTGGAAACCGGTTGCCGATACTGTCTGGGAATTCAAGCTGCGTGAAGGCGTCAAATTCCATGACGGCTCTCCCTTCACCGCCGAGGACGTGAAATACACTATCGAGCGTATTCCCACCGTTCCCAACAGCCCGTCTTCATTCACTTTCGCTGTCAGTGCCATCACGGAAGTGGAGATCGTCGATCCCCTGACTGTCCGTGTGCACACCGAGAAGCCTTCTCCGCTCATGCCGCGTAACTTCGCAGCTTTCAACATCGTTTCCAAGAAAGCCGCCGAAGGCAAGACCACCGAAGACTTCAACTCCGGCGCAGCCGCCATCGGCACCGGCCCCTACAAACTGGCCGAATGGGCCCGTGGCGACAAGATCGTCTACGAACGCAACGACGAGTACTGGGGCGGCAAGATGCCTTTCGAGCGTATCATCGTTCGTCCCATCACCAATGACGGTACCCGCGTCGCCGCGCTCAAGTCCGGTGATGTTGACCTGATCAACTTCGTTCCCCCGGCAGACGTGAAACATCTTGAAAAGACTGCTGGCGTGGAACTGTTCAAGTCGCCTTCCACTCGCCTGATCTACCTGCACCTCGACTCCAACCGTGAGGACACCCCCATGGTTACCGACAACGCAGGCAACAAGATCAAGAACCCCATGCTCGACGTCCGCGTCCGCAAGGCCATTTCCAAGGCCATCAACCGTCCCGCCATCGTGGCCCGCATCATGGAAGGTCTGGCAGTACCCGCCAGCCAGATGGTTCCCGACGGCTATGAGGGCACCAGCACCAAGCTGAAGCCCGAAGCCTATGATCCCAAGGGTGCCAAGGCTCTCCTCGCCGAAGCCGGTTATCCCGAAGGGTTCAAGATTACCATCCACGGTCCCAATGACCGTTACGTCAACGACGGTGACATCACACAGGCCATCGCGCAGATGCTGACCAAGATCGGCATCAAGACTGAAGTCAACACCATGCCCAAGGCCGTATACTTCGGTAAGGCCTCCGCACTGGAATTCAGCCTGATGCTCGTCGGTTGGGCCACTGACACCGGTGAACAGTCCAACTGCATCGCCTCCCTGCTGCATACCTATGATAAGGAAAAGGGCTTCGGCGCTTCCAACCGCGGCCGTTTCTCCAACCCCATCGTTGACCAGAAGCTGGAAGAAGCTCTTGTCACCGTTGACCCGGAAAAGCACAACCAGTTGATCATCGAGTCCACGGAAGAGGGCATCGGTCAGGTCGGCATCGTGCCCATCCACTATCAGGTGAACGTCTGGGCAGCCAAGAAGGGGCTCGAATACAACGGCCGTACCGACGGCTACACCCTGCCTCGCGAAATCAGCGTGAAGTAG
- a CDS encoding ABC transporter ATP-binding protein, whose protein sequence is MSDQTPFIRCENVSRIFEKKLDFASKAARALGANISEERVQAVDDVNLHVMPGEVVGLVGESGCGKSTLGRMICDILPQSSGKIFYKGQDVAFMNDAEKLDYAINVQMIFQDPFASLNPRKRVKNIIGEAPLYHGLTTNGELDGYLTDVMEQCGLDPSYKNRYPHQFSGGQRQRIGIARAMAVKPECLVCDESVAALDVSIQAQILNLFMDIREKHNLTCLFISHDLGVVEHISDRISVMYLGRIVETAPVDELFDSPFHPYTQALLNEVPRLDKRDVNFSPLKGEIPSPLDPPSGCHFHPRCAHAMDICKQVAPERREIAPGRFACCHLDSN, encoded by the coding sequence ATGAGTGATCAGACACCTTTCATCCGCTGCGAAAACGTCAGCCGGATATTCGAGAAAAAGCTGGATTTCGCCTCCAAGGCCGCCCGTGCCTTGGGCGCGAACATCTCCGAGGAGCGCGTTCAAGCCGTGGATGACGTGAACCTGCATGTCATGCCCGGTGAAGTGGTCGGGCTGGTCGGGGAATCCGGCTGCGGCAAGTCGACCCTCGGACGCATGATCTGTGACATCCTGCCGCAGTCCAGCGGAAAGATATTCTACAAGGGGCAGGACGTCGCCTTCATGAACGACGCCGAAAAGCTCGACTACGCCATCAACGTCCAGATGATCTTTCAGGACCCTTTCGCGTCGCTCAATCCGCGCAAGCGGGTCAAGAACATCATCGGTGAAGCCCCGTTGTATCATGGGCTGACCACGAATGGAGAGCTGGACGGCTACCTGACCGACGTCATGGAGCAGTGCGGTCTGGACCCGTCCTACAAGAACCGCTATCCGCACCAGTTCTCCGGGGGACAGCGCCAGCGCATCGGCATTGCCCGCGCCATGGCGGTGAAGCCGGAATGTCTGGTGTGCGACGAGTCCGTTGCCGCGCTCGATGTCTCCATTCAGGCGCAGATTCTGAATCTGTTCATGGACATTCGCGAGAAGCACAACCTGACCTGCCTGTTCATTTCGCATGACCTCGGCGTGGTGGAGCATATCTCCGACAGGATATCGGTCATGTATCTGGGCCGCATCGTGGAGACCGCGCCGGTCGACGAGTTGTTTGACTCGCCGTTCCATCCCTACACGCAGGCGCTTCTCAACGAGGTGCCGAGGTTGGACAAGCGTGACGTGAACTTCTCCCCGCTCAAGGGTGAGATTCCTTCCCCGCTGGACCCGCCGAGCGGCTGCCATTTCCACCCCCGCTGTGCCCATGCCATGGATATCTGCAAACAGGTCGCCCCGGAGCGGCGGGAGATAGCCCCGGGCCGTTTCGCCTGCTGTCACCTTGATTCGAATTGA
- a CDS encoding ABC transporter permease — protein MAVQNESLLWQAVKEYFESRVATIGLILLAVIISVALLAPYISPQNPYDLMSIDIMDSKLAPGSKSMDESVTYVLGTDSQGRDMLSSILYGLRISLGVGVVSTIIALILGSIIGLWAAYRGGKTDAFIMRTVDLQLSFPAILVALILLAILGKGIDKIILALVIVQWAYYARAIRSNVLVERNKEYVEAAKCLALPQRRIMFGHVLPNCTPELIVISTVKVAGAIALEATLSFLGLGMPITKPSLGLLIANGFKYLQSGYYWISVYPGVALLILIVCINLVGDRLRDVLNPRLKR, from the coding sequence ATGGCAGTACAAAACGAATCCCTGCTCTGGCAGGCCGTCAAGGAATACTTCGAGTCACGGGTCGCGACCATCGGTCTGATCCTGCTGGCCGTCATCATTTCGGTGGCGCTTCTCGCACCGTATATCTCACCGCAGAATCCTTATGACTTGATGTCCATCGACATCATGGATTCCAAGCTGGCCCCGGGCTCCAAGTCCATGGACGAATCCGTGACCTACGTGCTCGGCACAGACAGTCAGGGCCGCGACATGCTCAGCTCCATCCTGTACGGGTTGCGAATCAGTCTCGGTGTCGGTGTGGTTTCCACCATTATCGCGTTGATACTCGGCTCGATCATCGGGCTGTGGGCGGCCTACCGGGGCGGGAAAACCGATGCCTTCATCATGCGGACGGTTGACCTGCAACTGAGTTTCCCGGCCATTCTCGTGGCGCTCATTCTGCTCGCCATCCTCGGCAAGGGGATCGACAAGATTATCCTCGCCCTGGTCATCGTGCAGTGGGCCTACTATGCCCGCGCCATCCGCAGTAACGTGCTGGTGGAGCGCAACAAGGAATATGTCGAGGCGGCCAAGTGTCTGGCCTTGCCCCAGCGGCGCATCATGTTCGGACACGTACTGCCCAACTGTACGCCCGAACTGATCGTCATATCCACCGTCAAGGTGGCCGGTGCCATCGCGCTGGAAGCGACCCTGTCCTTCCTCGGGCTGGGCATGCCCATCACCAAGCCGTCGCTGGGCCTGCTCATCGCCAACGGCTTCAAGTATTTGCAGAGCGGCTACTACTGGATCAGTGTGTATCCCGGTGTGGCCCTTCTGATCCTGATCGTCTGCATCAATCTGGTGGGCGACAGGTTGCGTGACGTTTTGAATCCGAGGTTGAAGCGATGA
- a CDS encoding TM1266 family iron-only hydrogenase system putative regulator, whose translation MEKRLGIIGIIITDRFKTAPEVNEILCEYGSIVVGRMGLPFKDRGVNIIDLIVEATTDEVGALTGKLGMLEGVRVKSLLV comes from the coding sequence ATGGAAAAACGGCTCGGCATCATCGGCATAATCATCACGGACAGATTCAAAACGGCTCCGGAAGTCAATGAGATTCTCTGCGAGTATGGTTCAATCGTGGTTGGACGCATGGGACTGCCTTTCAAAGACAGGGGCGTGAACATCATTGATCTGATCGTTGAAGCGACTACCGACGAAGTTGGAGCGTTGACAGGCAAACTCGGCATGCTGGAAGGCGTACGAGTCAAATCACTTCTGGTCTAA
- the hydG gene encoding [FeFe] hydrogenase H-cluster radical SAM maturase HydG, translated as MKQDSTLDGKLQNFIDEETIRAEMAKSENPSPGLIKEILLKAEEKQGLDPDEAAALLRNTDRELDEAIFETAINIKKAIYGNRLVVFAPLYITNECSNQCQYCGFKAANKELDRRTLSPEEIKSEVEVLENIGHKRLLLVYGEHPTLGADWIAETVKDVYSVISAKSGEIRRVNINCAPLDVEGFRKLHEVGIGTYQCFQESYHRPTYEKLHKAGPKKDFLWRLHAMHRAQEAGIDDVGMGALFGLYDPVYEVLGLLHHARQLERDWGVGPHTISFPRLEPALNADIAYNPPYPTTDHEFKKIVSVLRLAVPYTGLILTTRENAEFRKELLEVGVSQLSGGSRTYPGAYSDPEYDRPDVQQFCVGDNRSLDDVIQSIVGEHGYVPSWCTACYRLGRTGEHFMELAKTGFIQKFCLPNGLLTFKEYLEDYASEETKRVGEELIRKELENYADPERKKLLTDRMARMEAGERDLYI; from the coding sequence ATGAAACAGGACAGCACATTAGACGGCAAACTGCAAAATTTCATCGATGAGGAAACCATCCGGGCCGAGATGGCCAAAAGCGAAAACCCCAGCCCCGGACTCATCAAGGAAATCCTTCTCAAGGCCGAGGAAAAACAGGGACTGGACCCGGACGAAGCCGCAGCCCTGCTCCGCAACACCGACCGCGAACTGGACGAGGCCATCTTCGAGACCGCCATCAACATCAAGAAAGCCATCTACGGCAATCGGCTGGTAGTCTTCGCCCCGCTCTACATCACCAACGAATGCTCCAATCAGTGTCAGTACTGTGGATTCAAGGCAGCCAACAAGGAACTGGACCGGCGCACCCTTTCCCCCGAGGAAATCAAGAGTGAAGTCGAAGTCCTTGAAAACATCGGTCACAAACGGCTGCTGCTGGTCTACGGCGAGCACCCCACTCTGGGCGCGGACTGGATCGCCGAAACCGTCAAGGACGTGTACTCGGTAATCTCGGCCAAGAGCGGCGAAATACGACGCGTCAACATCAACTGTGCCCCGCTGGACGTGGAAGGATTCCGCAAACTGCACGAAGTGGGCATCGGCACCTACCAGTGTTTTCAGGAAAGCTATCACCGTCCCACCTATGAAAAACTGCACAAGGCAGGCCCCAAGAAGGATTTCCTGTGGCGTCTGCACGCCATGCACCGCGCTCAGGAGGCAGGCATCGACGATGTGGGGATGGGTGCCCTGTTCGGACTATACGACCCGGTATACGAAGTTCTCGGCCTGCTTCACCACGCACGGCAGTTGGAACGGGACTGGGGCGTGGGACCGCACACCATTTCCTTCCCCCGACTGGAACCGGCACTGAACGCGGACATCGCCTACAACCCGCCGTACCCGACCACGGACCACGAATTCAAGAAGATCGTATCGGTTCTGCGTCTGGCAGTGCCGTACACGGGACTGATTCTGACCACTCGCGAAAATGCCGAATTCCGCAAGGAGCTGCTGGAAGTAGGCGTATCCCAGCTCTCGGGCGGCTCACGGACATATCCCGGCGCATACAGCGACCCGGAATACGACAGGCCCGACGTGCAGCAGTTCTGTGTCGGCGACAACCGCAGCCTTGACGATGTCATTCAATCCATCGTGGGCGAACACGGATACGTACCGTCATGGTGTACCGCCTGTTACAGGCTGGGCCGCACGGGTGAACACTTCATGGAGCTGGCCAAGACAGGCTTCATCCAGAAATTCTGCCTGCCCAACGGATTGCTGACTTTCAAGGAATACCTTGAAGACTACGCATCCGAGGAAACAAAGAGAGTGGGTGAAGAACTCATCCGCAAGGAACTTGAAAACTATGCCGACCCCGAACGCAAAAAACTGCTCACGGACCGAATGGCCCGCATGGAAGCAGGCGAACGGGATCTCTACATCTAG
- a CDS encoding iron hydrogenase small subunit: MKMNRRGFIKACGIMTGYAVLSVNMTKVAIASTMEFVGLRQKSVYDADANPKIYKLRKSQDNPMVKKIYDHKTGFLHEGPCGHMSHHLLHTHYIDRSARVKALKDKGFKLNF, from the coding sequence ATGAAAATGAATAGACGTGGTTTCATCAAGGCCTGCGGCATCATGACCGGCTATGCAGTCCTCAGCGTCAACATGACAAAGGTTGCCATTGCCAGCACCATGGAGTTTGTGGGGCTGCGCCAGAAATCCGTATACGATGCTGACGCCAATCCCAAGATCTACAAGCTCAGAAAGTCTCAGGACAATCCCATGGTCAAGAAGATTTATGACCACAAAACGGGTTTCCTGCATGAAGGCCCCTGCGGACATATGTCCCATCACCTGCTGCACACGCATTATATCGACCGCAGCGCCCGTGTGAAGGCTCTCAAGGACAAAGGCTTCAAGCTGAACTTCTAA